One genomic window of Mycteria americana isolate JAX WOST 10 ecotype Jacksonville Zoo and Gardens chromosome Z, USCA_MyAme_1.0, whole genome shotgun sequence includes the following:
- the LOC142421626 gene encoding molybdopterin synthase catalytic subunit, whose product MDESKDVPKDFIKLKSEKLSVDEVSELVISPVCGAVSLFIGTTRNNFEGKKVIHLEYEAYTSMAETEIKKICRDVRQKWPSVKHIAVHHRLGVVPITEASVIIAVSSPHRAESLEAVTYCINTLKASVPIWKKEIYEDEYSWKENKECFWANSKK is encoded by the exons ATGGATGAAAGCAAAGATGTGCCAAAAGATTTTATCAAGCTCAAGTCTGAAAAGCTCTCTGTAGATGAAGTGTCAGAGCTCGTCATTTCACCAGTGTGTGGGGCAGTGTCTCTCTTCATTG gtactacaagaaataattttgaagggaaaaaagtgattCACTTAGAATATGAAGCATATACTTCAATGGCAGAGACCGaaataaagaaaatctgcagAGATGTTAGACAGAAATGGCCATCAGTCAAACACATTGCAGTGCACCATAGACTTGG TGTGGTTCCAATAACTGAAGCAAGTGTAATTATTGCAGTCTCCTCTCCACACAGAGCAGAATCCCTTGAAGCTGTAACGTACTGCATCAATACCTTAAAAGCATCTGTCCCAATATGGAAAAAG GAGATTTACGAGGATGAAtattcttggaaagaaaacaaggaatgcTTTTGGGCAAATTCAAAAAAATAA